In the Negativicutes bacterium genome, one interval contains:
- the minD gene encoding septum site-determining protein MinD yields the protein MGEVIVVTSGKGGVGKTTTSANLGTGFALEGKKVVLIDADIGLRNLDVVMGLENRIVYDLVDVTEGVCRLKQALIRDKRYENLYLLPAAQTRDKNAVNPEQMKEVCAELVKDFDYVIIDCPAGIEQGFKNAIAGADKAIIVTTPEVSAVRDADRIIGLLEAEGKNNPQLVINRIRPHMVKKGDMMDIDDIIEILSIKLLGIIPEDEYIVISTNRGEPAITNNLSLASTAYRNIIKRLMGEDVPLMKIEINQGFFGKIKKLLKI from the coding sequence ATGGGTGAGGTTATAGTTGTAACATCCGGAAAAGGTGGCGTAGGTAAAACTACAACAAGTGCTAATTTAGGGACGGGATTTGCATTAGAAGGCAAAAAGGTTGTTTTAATTGATGCCGATATAGGATTGAGAAATCTAGATGTAGTAATGGGGTTAGAAAATCGTATCGTTTATGATTTAGTTGATGTGACTGAAGGGGTTTGTCGATTAAAGCAAGCTTTAATCAGAGATAAAAGATATGAAAATTTATACCTGTTGCCAGCAGCTCAGACTAGAGATAAAAATGCCGTAAATCCTGAGCAAATGAAAGAAGTTTGTGCTGAACTTGTAAAAGATTTTGATTATGTTATTATTGATTGTCCGGCCGGCATTGAGCAAGGTTTTAAAAATGCTATTGCAGGAGCAGACAAAGCGATAATTGTTACAACTCCTGAAGTATCAGCGGTGCGAGATGCGGATCGAATTATTGGTTTACTTGAAGCTGAAGGTAAGAATAATCCGCAGCTTGTCATAAATCGTATTAGACCACATATGGTTAAAAAAGGCGATATGATGGATATTGATGATATTATTGAGATTTTATCAATTAAATTATTAGGAATTATTCCAGAAGATGAGTATATTGTAATTTCTACCAATAGAGGTGAGCCGGCAATAACTAATAATTTGTCCTTAGCAAGTACGGCTTATCGCAATATTATTAAACGTTTGATGGGCGAAGATGTGCCGTTAATGAAAATTGAAATAAATCAAGGCTTTTTTGGGAAAATTAAAAAGCTACTAAAAATTTAG
- the minC gene encoding septum site-determining protein MinC, with product MREDVVFKGSKIGLQLFLNEDNDFKSLTDKLIAKLDASIEFFGKGTVVNFLPKGITNEQLMELNNIFDNHGLSLKIVEEEQIPENHILNDDIEDATVQHELLVVDKTVRGGQEIVNFGSILINGDVNPGAKIIAGGNIEIKGACRGIVHAGAFGDSSATIIAEKLLASQIRISDLIARAPDVLEQVQGAEMASIKDGNIVINVINS from the coding sequence ATGCGAGAAGATGTTGTATTTAAAGGTAGCAAAATTGGCTTGCAATTATTTTTAAATGAAGATAATGATTTCAAAAGTTTAACTGATAAACTTATTGCAAAATTGGATGCTTCCATTGAGTTTTTTGGTAAAGGAACAGTGGTTAATTTTTTACCTAAAGGTATTACCAATGAACAACTGATGGAACTGAACAATATTTTTGATAATCATGGTTTAAGTTTAAAAATTGTTGAAGAAGAACAAATTCCCGAAAACCACATACTGAATGATGATATTGAAGATGCGACAGTTCAGCATGAGTTATTAGTTGTTGATAAAACAGTGCGTGGTGGTCAGGAAATTGTTAATTTTGGTTCAATTTTAATAAATGGTGATGTTAACCCTGGTGCAAAAATAATTGCCGGTGGTAATATTGAAATAAAAGGAGCTTGCCGAGGTATTGTTCATGCGGGAGCTTTTGGTGACAGTTCAGCAACAATAATTGCAGAAAAACTGTTAGCTAGTCAAATTAGAATATCGGATCTTATTGCACGAGCACCGGATGTTTTAGAACAAGTACAGGGTGCGGAAATGGCAAGCATAAAAGATGGAAATATCGTTATTAATGTAATTAATAGTTAG
- the mrdA gene encoding penicillin-binding protein 2 yields MEVLILIAFLVILALITRLVYLQIIDGDYYSKLADGNRIRLIPAMAPRGIFYDRNGVIMVSNRPGFTVSLLTLSGPIDDSVIVRLADVLKMNKDEIYEKIKKHTGFDPIHLKNDVGPDIITILEERKDDFPGVVVETQPIRNYVNNNLASHIFGYVSEINDAELEKKKAEGYKSGDIVGKFGLEKVYDKELRGVDGGGQVEVDVTGKPVQILGKKEPIPGHNLYLTIDDKVQKALEQAVDEQLQYLQSKGGYPNAKAAAAVAVNPQTGQVLAMASRPAFNPNLFAGGISSKDWKEINDNPNHPLDNKAISGEYPPGSTFKIITGAAALEEKKVTPEEKILDTGKHWIIPKGNAMGEALGWLDFREALAKSDNVYFYEMGNRLGIDLLEKYARLFGLGKTTGINLPYEMEGLVANKQYKKKVYDDDWYLSETFDAAIGQGFQLTTPLQMAMVLSQVANGGISYRPYLVNKIVDSNGSLVQDFKPEKLGELPISKKTMDIIRESLRNVALEGGTAGLLFKDFPVNIAGKTGTSENPHGSDHGWFVAYAPYEKPEVVVVVIVEQGGFGASSAVPIGKKILEAVFNINTNPPATTKPVNNIVKTN; encoded by the coding sequence ATTGAAGTTTTAATTCTAATCGCTTTTTTAGTTATCTTAGCTTTAATTACAAGATTAGTATACTTGCAAATTATTGATGGTGATTATTATAGTAAATTAGCTGATGGTAATAGAATAAGGTTAATTCCGGCGATGGCTCCGCGGGGCATTTTTTATGATCGTAATGGCGTTATTATGGTATCTAATCGGCCCGGGTTTACAGTATCTTTATTAACATTAAGTGGACCGATTGATGACAGTGTAATTGTCAGGTTAGCTGATGTGTTAAAGATGAATAAAGATGAAATATATGAAAAAATAAAGAAACATACGGGATTTGATCCTATTCATTTAAAAAATGATGTTGGTCCTGATATTATAACGATATTGGAAGAGCGTAAAGATGATTTTCCTGGAGTAGTGGTAGAAACTCAGCCTATTAGAAATTATGTTAATAATAATTTGGCTTCGCATATCTTTGGCTATGTTAGTGAAATAAATGATGCAGAATTAGAAAAGAAAAAAGCTGAAGGGTATAAATCTGGTGATATAGTCGGAAAATTTGGCTTAGAGAAGGTTTATGATAAAGAATTACGCGGTGTTGATGGTGGCGGTCAAGTTGAGGTTGACGTTACTGGTAAGCCAGTGCAAATTCTTGGAAAAAAAGAACCGATTCCTGGACATAACTTATACCTGACAATCGACGATAAAGTTCAAAAAGCATTAGAACAAGCTGTTGATGAACAATTACAATATTTGCAAAGTAAAGGTGGTTATCCTAATGCCAAAGCTGCAGCTGCAGTAGCGGTCAATCCGCAAACAGGACAAGTTTTAGCGATGGCTAGTAGACCGGCTTTTAATCCGAATTTATTTGCGGGAGGGATTTCTTCAAAAGATTGGAAAGAAATAAATGATAACCCTAATCACCCGTTAGATAATAAAGCTATTTCTGGAGAATATCCACCGGGCTCTACTTTTAAAATTATTACCGGTGCCGCAGCCTTAGAAGAAAAAAAAGTTACACCGGAGGAAAAAATTCTTGATACAGGTAAACATTGGATTATTCCTAAAGGTAATGCAATGGGAGAAGCTTTAGGTTGGCTTGATTTTCGAGAAGCGTTAGCAAAATCTGACAACGTATATTTTTATGAAATGGGAAATCGTTTAGGGATCGATTTACTGGAGAAGTATGCACGGTTATTTGGCTTGGGTAAAACTACTGGGATTAACTTACCTTATGAAATGGAAGGGTTAGTTGCAAACAAACAATATAAAAAGAAAGTTTATGATGATGACTGGTATTTATCGGAAACTTTTGATGCAGCGATTGGACAAGGATTTCAATTGACTACGCCACTACAAATGGCGATGGTTTTAAGTCAGGTTGCTAATGGTGGTATTTCTTATCGACCATATTTAGTGAATAAAATTGTTGATAGTAATGGAAGTTTGGTTCAGGATTTTAAACCTGAAAAGCTGGGCGAACTGCCAATATCAAAAAAGACGATGGATATTATTAGGGAGTCGCTACGTAATGTAGCACTAGAAGGTGGAACGGCTGGATTGTTATTTAAAGATTTTCCAGTAAATATTGCCGGAAAAACTGGAACCTCAGAAAATCCGCATGGTAGTGACCATGGATGGTTTGTTGCTTATGCTCCTTATGAAAAGCCGGAAGTTGTAGTTGTTGTAATTGTTGAGCAGGGTGGTTTTGGTGCCAGTTCAGCAGTCCCAATTGGTAAAAAAATATTAGAAGCTGTTTTTAATATCAACACCAATCCACCAGCGACTACTAAACCTGTAAATAATATAGTTAAGACAAATTAA
- the mreD gene encoding rod shape-determining protein MreD, whose translation MNPIFVWSALVISAIIIQTTILVDFFVNGLKPDLLLIIVVLTSIILGKHHGVTIGFFSGLLEDLLSGTFFGLNTLVKMFIGFIFGSIEQQVFKEHKLLPLIAMSIATVLNYILSLLFLLLLGVNINVNIAMLYNLLLVLAYNVVIALFVHKLLYKLSLNLKKK comes from the coding sequence ATGAATCCAATCTTTGTTTGGTCTGCCCTAGTTATTAGTGCGATAATAATTCAAACTACAATTTTAGTTGATTTTTTTGTTAATGGCTTAAAGCCAGATTTATTATTGATTATTGTAGTTTTAACTAGTATTATTTTAGGCAAGCATCATGGTGTAACCATTGGTTTTTTTTCAGGGTTATTGGAAGACTTATTATCAGGAACATTTTTTGGACTAAATACCTTGGTCAAAATGTTTATTGGTTTTATCTTTGGGAGCATTGAGCAGCAGGTTTTTAAGGAACATAAATTGTTGCCATTGATTGCAATGTCGATAGCGACAGTCCTTAATTATATTTTGAGCTTGTTGTTTTTGTTGTTATTAGGTGTAAACATTAATGTTAATATTGCCATGCTTTATAATTTATTGTTGGTATTAGCTTACAATGTCGTTATTGCCCTCTTTGTGCATAAGTTATTATACAAATTAAGTTTGAATTTAAAAAAGAAATAG
- the mreC gene encoding rod shape-determining protein MreC, with the protein MRRRVRVDASNRRTIILWVAVFIVGLLAFTTVKGKYDLKISENVVNTILSPFQSAITSISNVTKKIGVISWEMVTVYEQNKMLRSEVEQLRQRDVNVNEIMAENTRLTNILNYKNAVKQFDTAVAKIISYDSSNLTNSITINLGAKDGMQKNMPVITPQGLVGTIVAVYEHSAKVQLILDPRSAVGAIIQRPESRVIGIMQGSVGVQTLAKMLNIPRDADVVVGDNVLTSGYGGLYPKGIVIGEVVEVTNEAGGLLKYATVKTAVDFYRIEEVLVIVNSRETAPAPLNAVIPPSANKGVAK; encoded by the coding sequence ATGAGACGAAGAGTAAGAGTTGATGCCTCCAATAGAAGAACAATAATACTCTGGGTGGCGGTTTTTATTGTTGGATTATTGGCGTTTACTACAGTCAAAGGAAAATATGATTTAAAAATAAGTGAAAATGTAGTTAATACGATATTATCGCCTTTTCAATCGGCAATAACTAGTATTAGCAATGTAACTAAAAAGATTGGCGTTATTTCTTGGGAAATGGTTACGGTATATGAACAAAATAAAATGTTAAGGTCAGAAGTTGAACAATTACGGCAGCGTGATGTAAATGTTAATGAAATTATGGCGGAAAATACCCGACTTACTAACATCTTAAATTATAAAAATGCAGTGAAACAGTTTGATACTGCGGTGGCTAAAATTATCAGCTATGATTCTAGTAACTTAACTAATAGTATTACTATTAATTTGGGTGCTAAAGATGGTATGCAAAAAAATATGCCGGTAATTACTCCACAAGGGTTAGTAGGGACTATTGTTGCTGTTTATGAGCATTCTGCCAAGGTTCAATTAATATTAGATCCCCGTTCGGCGGTTGGCGCAATTATTCAACGCCCTGAATCGAGAGTTATTGGTATTATGCAAGGTAGTGTCGGTGTACAAACGCTAGCAAAAATGCTTAATATTCCTCGTGATGCTGATGTTGTTGTGGGCGACAATGTCTTAACTTCGGGATATGGTGGTTTATATCCGAAAGGGATTGTTATTGGGGAGGTTGTTGAAGTAACTAATGAGGCTGGTGGATTGTTGAAATATGCAACCGTAAAAACGGCCGTTGATTTTTATCGCATTGAAGAAGTCCTAGTTATTGTTAACTCAAGGGAGACCGCACCGGCTCCACTTAATGCAGTAATACCACCGAGTGCTAACAAAGGAGTAGCTAAATAA
- a CDS encoding rod shape-determining protein, with product MFNFFGNRDMGIDLGTANTLVHVKGRGIVLSEPSVVAIQRDTNEVLAVGEEAKQMIGRTPGNVIAIRPLKDGVIADYDVTQAMLKHFISKALDKKSFIRPRVVIGVPSGVTEVEKRAVIDAAIQAGAREAYLIEEPMAAAIGAGLPVHEPTGNMIVDIGGGTTEVAVISLGGIVTSRSIRVGGDEMDEAIIQYVKKTYNLMIGERTAEEIKMTIGTAIEPTYNETMDIRGRDLVSGLPKTLSLKASEVQVALSEPISSIIEAVKITLEKTPPELAADIMDRGIVMAGGGSLLRDLDTLISKETGMPVYIAEDALSCVGEGTGKSLESIEFLKKIAMSSRRT from the coding sequence ATGTTTAATTTTTTTGGGAATAGAGATATGGGTATCGATTTAGGTACTGCAAATACATTAGTGCATGTAAAGGGTAGAGGAATAGTTTTAAGTGAGCCCTCTGTTGTTGCAATTCAAAGAGATACTAATGAAGTTTTAGCAGTAGGTGAAGAAGCGAAGCAAATGATCGGCCGGACACCAGGAAATGTTATTGCAATAAGACCATTAAAAGATGGTGTTATTGCTGATTATGATGTTACGCAAGCGATGTTAAAACATTTTATCAGTAAAGCTTTAGATAAAAAATCGTTTATTAGACCAAGAGTTGTTATTGGTGTTCCATCAGGTGTAACAGAAGTTGAAAAAAGAGCAGTAATTGATGCTGCTATTCAAGCTGGAGCCAGAGAAGCTTATTTAATTGAAGAGCCGATGGCGGCGGCTATTGGTGCTGGGTTACCGGTTCATGAGCCAACTGGCAATATGATTGTTGATATTGGTGGTGGGACAACGGAAGTTGCGGTAATATCGCTTGGCGGTATTGTAACAAGTCGCTCCATTAGAGTTGGTGGTGACGAAATGGATGAAGCAATTATTCAATATGTTAAAAAAACCTATAATTTAATGATTGGTGAGAGAACAGCCGAAGAAATTAAAATGACAATTGGGACTGCGATTGAGCCAACTTATAATGAAACGATGGATATTAGAGGGCGCGATTTGGTGTCAGGTTTACCAAAAACACTTTCATTAAAAGCAAGTGAAGTCCAAGTTGCGTTGAGCGAACCTATTTCCAGCATTATTGAGGCTGTAAAAATTACGTTAGAGAAAACACCGCCGGAATTAGCGGCTGATATTATGGACCGAGGAATTGTTATGGCTGGTGGTGGATCATTATTACGTGATCTTGATACCTTAATCAGCAAAGAAACAGGTATGCCGGTTTATATTGCCGAAGATGCATTAAGTTGTGTTGGAGAAGGCACCGGAAAGTCACTCGAAAGTATTGAATTTTTGAAAAAAATAGCGATGTCATCTAGAAGAACATGA
- the radC gene encoding DNA repair protein RadC, whose protein sequence is MNKDKPLMVRDLPTGERPREKLLSAGANNLSNAELLAILLRTGTKEDSVLRVAEKLLTQQKMYNGVCSLVNLSPQEMSKVKGIGIVKAVTICAALELGKRMLQQTVENEKIINSPATLAEFLMPRLRFEQKEQFMVVLLNMKNHIIANPVISVGSLNSAIVDAREIFKVAINYSAAALIMVHNHPSGDPTPSTEDINVTNKIAEAGNILDIKVLDHLIIGNDKYISLKEQGFF, encoded by the coding sequence ATGAACAAAGATAAACCTTTAATGGTTAGAGATTTACCAACGGGTGAGCGTCCTCGAGAAAAATTACTGAGTGCTGGAGCTAATAATTTGAGCAATGCTGAATTGTTAGCTATTTTATTGCGAACCGGCACGAAAGAAGATTCAGTGTTAAGAGTGGCAGAAAAACTTTTGACTCAACAGAAGATGTATAATGGGGTCTGTTCGTTGGTTAATCTTAGCCCTCAGGAAATGAGTAAAGTTAAAGGGATTGGTATTGTTAAAGCAGTAACGATTTGTGCAGCCTTGGAATTAGGCAAAAGAATGCTTCAACAAACTGTAGAAAATGAAAAAATTATAAATTCGCCAGCAACATTAGCAGAATTTTTAATGCCAAGATTACGCTTTGAGCAAAAAGAGCAGTTTATGGTAGTATTACTTAATATGAAAAATCATATTATTGCTAATCCGGTAATATCAGTAGGGAGCTTAAATTCTGCTATTGTTGATGCTAGAGAAATTTTCAAAGTAGCAATAAATTATTCAGCGGCAGCATTGATTATGGTGCATAATCATCCTAGTGGTGATCCAACGCCTAGTACAGAAGATATAAATGTAACCAATAAAATTGCTGAAGCTGGTAATATTCTTGATATTAAAGTTTTAGATCATCTAATTATTGGCAATGATAAATATATAAGTTTAAAGGAACAAGGATTTTTTTGA
- the maf gene encoding septum formation protein Maf: MIILASASPRRSELLQQIGCEFIVKVSSTAEVISADLNPYEIAMLNASLKAKEIASTENEVESTIIGADTVVVVSDNIYGKPKNKLEAIEFLKILSGKEHKVITGIAIITADECIVDYEETIVTFRTLTEDEIIKYVETEEPLDKAGAYGIQGIGAIFVEKICGCYSNVVGLPLSKLYKICHEAGIKLL, translated from the coding sequence ATGATTATTTTAGCTTCGGCTTCGCCTCGGAGAAGTGAATTATTACAACAAATCGGTTGTGAGTTTATTGTTAAAGTAAGTTCGACGGCAGAAGTAATTTCTGCAGATTTAAATCCTTATGAAATTGCAATGCTTAACGCTTCACTAAAGGCAAAGGAAATTGCCTCAACTGAAAATGAAGTTGAAAGTACTATTATTGGTGCTGATACCGTAGTGGTAGTATCAGATAATATTTATGGAAAACCGAAAAACAAACTTGAAGCAATAGAATTTTTAAAAATTTTATCAGGTAAAGAACATAAAGTGATAACAGGAATAGCCATTATCACAGCGGATGAATGTATTGTTGATTATGAAGAAACTATTGTTACATTTAGAACATTGACAGAAGATGAAATTATAAAATATGTTGAAACAGAAGAACCGCTTGACAAAGCTGGAGCTTATGGGATACAAGGAATTGGTGCGATTTTTGTAGAAAAAATATGTGGTTGTTATAGTAATGTAGTAGGATTGCCATTAAGCAAGTTGTATAAAATTTGTCATGAGGCAGGGATTAAATTGCTATGA
- a CDS encoding DUF4321 domain-containing protein yields the protein MRGNTGRGYGILALFVITGAILGGILGEIISSTAAFSGIAHYLVQTYPIIDLAPVSINLYVIKIALGFTLQPNLISIFGIILAIFLFKRF from the coding sequence TTGCGGGGAAATACTGGTAGAGGTTATGGTATTTTAGCTTTATTTGTTATTACTGGAGCGATATTAGGTGGTATTTTAGGTGAAATAATATCTAGCACAGCTGCGTTTTCCGGAATAGCACATTATTTAGTGCAAACTTATCCAATAATTGATTTAGCTCCGGTTAGTATAAATTTATATGTTATAAAGATAGCATTAGGATTTACACTGCAACCTAATTTAATAAGTATTTTTGGAATAATACTTGCAATATTTTTATTTAAAAGGTTTTAA
- a CDS encoding ArsB/NhaD family transporter, whose product MINSGLLAGIIFIIMYVFIASEKINRTVVAMLGSLLMVLTGIITQEKAIHHIDFNTLGLLIGMMIIVAITGQTGVFNYIAIYAAKVAKGEPKRILIILALITAVCSAFLDNVTTVLLIVPVTISITKKLKVDPIPFLITQIIASNIGGTATLIGDPPNIMIGSAVKELTFLAFIQNLAPIAVINLIVVVGILSFLYRKKLMAQDSLKAEIMKLEPEAEIKDRRLLKKSLGILMLTLLGFFMHQSLNLESSTIALTGGFLLLATVGKKHNFIESVLEKIEWGTIFFFIGLFIAVGALIETGIIKQIALYCFEITKGEVLETSLLVLWLSAIISAFLDNIPFVATMIPLIFDMGNMGIVNLEPIWWSLALGACLGGNGTIIGASANLIVAAMAAEKGHNISFVKYLKVGFPVMLLTILISTSYVYLRFLN is encoded by the coding sequence TTGATTAATTCTGGTTTATTAGCAGGTATAATTTTTATTATAATGTATGTTTTTATTGCTAGTGAAAAAATTAATAGAACTGTAGTGGCAATGTTAGGGTCACTCTTAATGGTTTTAACAGGTATAATAACACAAGAAAAAGCTATCCACCATATTGATTTTAATACTTTAGGATTATTGATTGGTATGATGATTATTGTTGCAATAACAGGACAAACCGGAGTTTTTAATTATATTGCAATTTATGCTGCCAAGGTAGCAAAAGGTGAGCCTAAAAGAATTTTAATTATATTAGCCTTGATAACTGCAGTTTGTTCAGCTTTTCTTGATAATGTAACAACAGTTTTGTTGATTGTACCTGTAACTATTAGTATTACTAAAAAACTGAAAGTAGATCCGATTCCTTTCTTGATAACTCAAATTATTGCTTCTAATATTGGGGGAACCGCCACTTTAATTGGTGATCCGCCCAATATTATGATCGGTAGTGCAGTTAAAGAGTTGACATTTTTGGCATTTATCCAAAACTTAGCACCAATTGCGGTCATTAATTTAATTGTGGTGGTGGGTATTTTAAGTTTTCTTTATCGTAAAAAATTAATGGCACAAGATTCTTTGAAAGCTGAAATAATGAAGTTAGAGCCTGAAGCAGAAATAAAAGATCGAAGATTATTAAAAAAATCACTAGGAATCTTAATGTTAACATTATTAGGATTTTTTATGCATCAAAGCTTGAACTTAGAGTCTTCGACTATTGCTTTAACTGGTGGTTTTTTATTATTAGCTACTGTCGGAAAAAAACATAATTTTATTGAAAGTGTTTTAGAAAAAATTGAGTGGGGAACGATCTTTTTTTTCATCGGTTTATTTATTGCAGTGGGTGCTTTGATTGAAACAGGTATTATTAAGCAAATTGCTTTATATTGTTTTGAAATAACAAAAGGTGAAGTTTTAGAAACCTCATTATTAGTATTGTGGCTGAGTGCAATAATTTCTGCCTTTCTTGATAATATACCATTTGTAGCAACAATGATTCCGTTAATTTTTGATATGGGGAATATGGGAATTGTTAATTTAGAGCCAATCTGGTGGAGTTTAGCCTTAGGAGCCTGCTTAGGTGGTAATGGTACAATTATTGGTGCTAGTGCTAATTTAATTGTAGCGGCAATGGCGGCAGAAAAAGGACATAATATTTCTTTTGTAAAATACTTAAAAGTTGGGTTTCCTGTAATGTTATTAACAATTTTAATATCAACAAGCTATGTTTATCTTAGATTTTTAAATTAA
- a CDS encoding biotin/lipoyl-binding protein — protein sequence MKKFNIKVNGTAFEVEVEEVKAAPVVKAAAAPAPAAKPAAAPAPAAAPAPAVVADGDTPVNAPMPGKIVKIVAEAGKAVKKGDVVLILEAMKMQNEITAPADGKLKSVNVAAGQSVKPGDVLAVIG from the coding sequence GTGAAAAAATTTAACATTAAAGTAAATGGTACTGCATTTGAAGTTGAAGTTGAAGAAGTAAAAGCTGCTCCGGTTGTTAAAGCTGCTGCTGCACCGGCACCGGCTGCGAAACCAGCTGCTGCACCGGCACCGGCTGCTGCACCTGCTCCAGCAGTTGTTGCTGATGGTGATACTCCTGTTAATGCACCAATGCCTGGTAAAATCGTTAAAATCGTAGCTGAAGCTGGTAAAGCAGTTAAAAAAGGTGATGTTGTATTAATTCTTGAAGCTATGAAAATGCAAAATGAAATCACTGCACCTGCTGATGGTAAATTAAAATCAGTTAATGTTGCAGCTGGTCAAAGTGTTAAACCTGGTGACGTGTTAGCAGTTATCGGTTAA
- a CDS encoding methylmalonyl-CoA carboxyltransferase, protein MATVQERIEIMKAKREKIMLGGGEARIAKQHAQGKMTARERIELFFDEGTFVELDQFVTHRCTNFGMEKKTLPAEGVVTGYGTVNGRLVYAFAQDFTVEGGSLGEMHAAKICKVLDLSIKMGAPVIGINDSGGARIQEAIDALGGYGKIFFRNTLASGVVPQISVIMGPCAGGAVYSPAITDFIYMVKNTSQMFITGPAVIKSVTAEEVTAEELGGAMTHNSVSGVAHFAAENEVDCIEQIRYLLSYLPSNNLEEAPVVETGDDPSRADESLNTLLPDNPNMPYDMKDVITTIVDNGEFYEVHEHYAKNIITCFARFDGRSVGIIANQPSVMAGCLDVNASDKSSRFIRFCDAFNIPIVNLVDVPGFLPGTDQEYGGIIRHGAKMLYAYSEATVPKITVITRKAYGGSYLAMCSQDLGADQVMAWPTAEIAVMGPAGAANIIFRKDPNVAEKTDKYIEEFATPYKAAERGVVDMVIEPRETRPRIITALNMLASKREARPAKKHGNIPL, encoded by the coding sequence ATGGCTACTGTTCAAGAAAGAATTGAAATTATGAAAGCTAAGCGCGAAAAAATTATGCTTGGTGGCGGCGAAGCTAGAATTGCAAAGCAACACGCCCAAGGTAAAATGACTGCGCGCGAGCGTATCGAGTTATTCTTTGACGAAGGAACGTTTGTAGAACTTGACCAGTTTGTTACACATCGTTGCACAAACTTCGGCATGGAAAAGAAAACTTTACCGGCAGAAGGTGTTGTAACCGGTTATGGTACAGTTAATGGTCGTTTAGTGTATGCTTTTGCACAAGATTTCACTGTTGAAGGTGGTTCTCTTGGTGAAATGCATGCTGCCAAAATTTGCAAAGTTTTAGACTTATCAATTAAAATGGGTGCGCCTGTAATTGGTATTAATGATTCAGGTGGAGCTCGTATTCAAGAAGCAATTGATGCATTAGGTGGATATGGTAAAATATTCTTCCGCAATACATTAGCTTCTGGCGTGGTACCACAAATTTCAGTAATAATGGGTCCTTGTGCCGGTGGTGCAGTGTACTCCCCAGCAATAACTGATTTTATTTACATGGTTAAAAATACAAGTCAAATGTTTATCACTGGTCCTGCCGTTATTAAATCTGTTACAGCAGAAGAAGTTACAGCAGAAGAACTTGGTGGAGCAATGACTCATAATAGCGTTTCCGGTGTAGCACATTTTGCAGCTGAAAACGAAGTGGATTGTATTGAACAAATCCGTTATTTATTAAGCTATTTACCAAGCAATAACTTAGAAGAAGCTCCAGTTGTTGAAACCGGAGATGATCCTAGCCGTGCTGATGAAAGCTTAAATACATTATTACCGGATAACCCTAACATGCCTTATGACATGAAAGATGTTATTACAACTATCGTTGATAACGGTGAATTCTATGAAGTTCATGAACATTATGCAAAAAACATCATCACTTGCTTTGCTCGTTTTGATGGTAGATCTGTTGGTATTATTGCTAACCAACCTTCAGTTATGGCAGGTTGCTTAGATGTAAATGCTTCTGATAAATCATCAAGATTTATTCGTTTCTGTGATGCTTTCAATATTCCAATTGTAAATCTTGTTGACGTGCCTGGTTTCTTACCTGGAACAGATCAAGAATATGGCGGTATTATTCGTCATGGTGCTAAAATGCTTTATGCATATTCGGAAGCAACTGTACCAAAAATTACAGTTATTACTCGTAAAGCATACGGTGGATCTTATTTAGCAATGTGTTCACAAGATTTAGGTGCTGACCAAGTTATGGCTTGGCCAACGGCTGAGATTGCGGTTATGGGACCTGCTGGTGCGGCTAATATTATTTTCCGTAAAGATCCTAACGTTGCAGAAAAAACTGATAAATATATCGAAGAATTTGCAACTCCTTACAAAGCTGCTGAACGCGGTGTTGTAGACATGGTTATTGAACCAAGAGAAACAAGACCTCGTATTATCACTGCCTTGAATATGCTAGCGAGCAAACGCGAAGCTCGTCCGGCTAAAAAACATGGTAATATACCATTATAA